Genomic window (Rosa chinensis cultivar Old Blush chromosome 6, RchiOBHm-V2, whole genome shotgun sequence):
ATCATCACGCTTCTTTGTGTTATACTGAACTCCAGCAATTCTATACCCACTGAATGTTGGTACTTCATTGCTCGGTTTATCTGAAAGCCATCTGATAATCTCTGGAACGTGAGAATCTGGTTCACTTAGTTGAACAACAACCTGCgattgaacaaagaaaataagtaTATGGAATATCAACCAAAAATATTCCCATAAATGTCGTTACTGTTCAGACTTACCCTCTCCTTCAACCAATCTGCAAATGTCTTGTTTTGCTTGTCTGTAAGccactttttattctttttgaaTCTTGGAAACTCCCTCTTCAAGTATTGTAGGTGTTCACTACAATTACCAATAAAGTAGTGATACATTGAGTGAAGATTAGTGTACAAAATTACATGAAATATTAACAGAAATCACAATCTTAGATAAAGGGATGGCACTTACACAAAATAGCTTCTGAATTCATCCGTGTTTTGAAGCGCGCAAAGATGAGCTTGGTCAAATAACTTGCCGTAAACACTAATAACTGTAGCACCTGAGGTAGGCTTGTCCTCTATGTGAGGGTCAGATGGAATCCCAACAGTCTTGTCATCAATGAAAAGCTCTGCTAAAAACTCAACCGCCTCTTCAGCAATATAACACTCAGCAATGCAACCTTCTGGCCGATTTCTATTTCGAACATATCCTTTGCAAATCTTCATGTACCTCTCAAATGGATACATCCATCGAAAGCAAACTGGTCCACATAACTCCACCTCTCTAACTAGGTGAACTGTTAGATGAACCATTATGTCAAAAAATGATGGGGGAAAGTACTTTTCCAGCTCACACAATGTTTCAACAAGTTCACTTTGGATATTCGGCAGCCTTGACACATCAATAGTCTTGCTGCAGATTTCATTAAAAAACAGGCATAACCTGATCACGGCAATTCTGACCGGCTTTTCAAGCACACCTCGTATGGCAACAGGGAGGAGTTGTTGCATTAAGGCATGACAATCATGGGATTTAAGTCCACTAAGCCTTAAATCATCCATGGAAACCAGGTTTGATATGTTAGAAGAATAGTCTTCAGGAACCTTCATGCCAAAAAAAGACCCACACATGCATCTTTTTTCATTTGTCTTTAGGTTCCAGCTTGCCAATGGCAAGCGCTCCTTTTTCGGACCTTCAAGATCAGGCCTTAATCCTAATCTAATACCCATCTCCACTAGATCCAACCGAGTTTTCACTCCATCCTTTGTTTTTCCAGGAATATTGAGCAAGGTACCTATGAGACTAtcacatacatttttctctATATGCATCACATCAAGGCAATGCCGAACAGGGAGAAACTTCCAGTATTCAAGTTCAAAAAAAATAGACTTTTTTTTCCAGCAAGGCCTGGTTTCATCGTCCCCACCCTTGTAAGGAGGGGGctgattttttttcccaaaacgGTACTTTGGAACTTCCTGCTCCACCCTGTGCAGTACTTCTTCCCCACTCAAAGGAACAGGAGGGGGAGAATGTTCTGGAAGGTTGTTGAAAGCAGCCTTTTGCCTTCTATAAGGATGGTTTCTTCCTAAAAACCTTCGATGCCCGATGTAAGCCATTTTCCCTCCATTAACTAGTCTTGTTGGTTTTGTATTTTCAAGGCAAATAGGGCATGCATTATACCCTTTAACTATACTCCCAGATAGGTTACCATAAGCTGGAAAATCGTTGATTGTCCAGAATAGTAAACCTCTAAGAGTAAAGTATTCACTTTGTCTTGCATCGTAGACACCACTAACTCCTTCCCACAGCAGTTTCAAGTCCTCTATCATAGGTTCCAAGTAGACATCAATGTCATTTCCTGGTTGTTTAGGCCCAGAAATCAATAGAGTTAACAACATgtgttttctcttcattatgaGCCATGGAGGCAGATTATATGCGACCAGAATAACCGGCCAACAGCTGTACTTGCTGCTTAATGAACTATGGGGATTGAACCCGTCTGATGATAATGCAAGTCTTAGGTTTCTAGGGTCAGAACCAAAATCTGGCCATTTTTCATCTACTAACTTCCATGAAGTTGCATCAGCTGGATGACGCAT
Coding sequences:
- the LOC121049946 gene encoding uncharacterized protein LOC121049946, which translates into the protein MFQSEGTCKSLTWHATDRKRDGLMRHPADATSWKLVDEKWPDFGSDPRNLRLALSSDGFNPHSSLSSKYSCWPVILVAYNLPPWLIMKRKHMLLTLLISGPKQPGNDIDVYLEPMIEDLKLLWEGVSGVYDARQSEYFTLRGLLFWTINDFPAYGNLSGSIVKGYNACPICLENTKPTRLVNGGKMAYIGHRRFLGRNHPYRRQKAAFNNLPEHSPPPVPLSGEEVLHRVEQEVPKYRFGKKNQPPPYKGGDDETRPCWKKKSIFFELEYWKFLPVRHCLDVMHIEKNVCDSLIGTLLNIPGKTKDGVKTRLDLVEMGIRLGLRPDLEGPKKERLPLASWNLKTNEKRCMCGSFFGMKVPEDYSSNISNLVSMDDLRLSGLKSHDCHALMQQLLPVAIRGVLEKPVRIAVIRLCLFFNEICSKTIDVSRLPNIQSELVETLCELEKYFPPSFFDIMVHLTVHLVREVELCGPVCFRWMYPFERYMKICKGYVRNRNRPEGCIAECYIAEEAVEFLAELFIDDKTVGIPSDPHIEDKPTSGATVISVYGKLFDQAHLCALQNTDEFRSYFVEHLQYLKREFPRFKKNKKWLTDKQNKTFADWLKERVVVQLSEPDSHVPEIIRWLSDKPSNEVPTFSGYRIAGVQYNTKKRDDVRSTQNSGVYLLAKTPQVATARDKMLVIDDMSFYGVITEIWELDYEKFRIPIFKCDWVENKRGVKVDELGFTLPIFYVQDPVDPMWSVVLRISSRDYSDFEVEDELGDTIVAHHPITTMMPSIELPGNLANEEEVGYMREGEEDIVVDG